Within Astyanax mexicanus isolate ESR-SI-001 chromosome 2, AstMex3_surface, whole genome shotgun sequence, the genomic segment GGCCTAGGAAGAAATCAAAATAATGCACAAATTTCTGGTGAGAAAAGAAAAAACTGTCACAATGAAACCAGATTTGACATATGCTCTTTAATGAACATGAGACTCTCTCTTGCAGTTATTAACAAATAAGTTAACGCACATATGTATGGACATGAAGTAATATTGAAGGATTAatcaaatacaaaaacaaaacaaagcaggATGTATTATCATCAGGTCacctaatatatgtatataataatatgtataatatttgattaataattgtataaatattaatatttgttcaTAATTTGATTATACACTCCTAAATGGAAGTTGCTGTAAGTAAAATGGAATGTTTGACAGctcagtctaaataaataaacttacagATTTATAGATTATATCATTTTATAATTTACATATACCATTTATAATTTAAATGTGactgaaaaaatatttggaaTCACAGAATCACAAGTTACACAATCCAGTTAGGTGTTCGATCACTGGTACACACTTACCCCATTTCACTTTATCCAACATAACAGACAAAGACACTAAATAACATACACATTAACACTTACAGAAGTATTCTGTATTTAAACCAACTCAGGCAAGATATGGGAGAGAAATCCATCAAATATCAGCTGCTCTTCATCTAGCGCTATTCCTCTCCCATCTCCTGCCATGTCTAGGTCTTAATTCTTTCAGTTCTTTTTCTTATCGGAAATCTTCTGCAGAGAACATGCCCTTGGCCCTGCGCAGGATGGAGTCCTTGGAAGCGTCGTATGGGTGCTCTTTTGACGGGATTTCCAACACAGCGGGAATGGACTGCATATGGGCATCGATGGCATGGCGGATCATCTCTGCAATGAACTGGTTGATGAGGATGATGCCAATGTCACTGCGAGCCAGGAAACTCCTgtttcaataaataaacaaaataaatgatacttgtaAACCAGATTTTGATCTACAACAAATATCTTATATAACATTATGCAGGGAACCAATAGGGTGAATGGACATCATCTTTAATTGTGTTACACTGTCCAGCATGTTTATTTACACTGCTGTGGTTAACATCTACAGAACGCTTTTAGAAATACAATGAAGCTGCTTTTGGTGCAACACAGTGCACTGTGGCAGGCTGCAGCTCTCTCCATTAAAATGAAAAGACCACGTTGAGAAATGTCATGATTCCATCAGGCAAACACTAAGCAAATACTTTGTACATGGCAGAATAGGAAAGAGGAAGTCTGTTCAAGACATCACTCAGTTCAAGTTGTTTTGTAAGGAGGAATAGCCAAAAATTTCCCCAGATTATTGTGCAGAATTATACACCAAATGGGCTGCCAGAAATGTTTGAAGTTGTAGCTGCTCAGAGGGGTCACAGTAGTTATTGAATGCAAGGGCACAcattctttctttaaaaaaaagatacttAGTATTGGATAATTTgcacccatctcagttgggtttaggtcaggggattgatatatatatatatatatatatatatatatatatatatatatatatatatatatatatacacacaatggtTTTGACAAAACATTTTAACTTATCGACAACCTATGTCAACGTTATGCTTAAATAAGCACTTCCAGTTTATTTATAGAGCCCTCTCTTCACAATACTGCTATACTCTGTATATATGGATACTGACATACAGGTTAATAGCTAACCCAGATTATTTTagtttagctaggctagctgccTTTATATTGCTAGTTTATTTGTTCTTTAACCGTTCAATAGTTAATTAAATATCTATATGTTACACTAAACTAAAGACACATGGGTCGAACCCACAAGTAACAGTAAATTAAAGCAGGTTTAGCACCCTTTAGCTACTGCTCTTAGCTGCGCCTATAAAGCTAGCTTAGCATGCTAGTTGGCATAGCTAATACGGCTAAAGTGGGGAAACGATCGACGCTTAAATCAGTTCCTCTATAAACATTTCAGACTGAGGACGGTGAGATAAGACTGAAACAGAGCGCGGCGCTGGTGAAGCTCAGGAGGAGGAAAATAAGGTCTTACTTGAAGGTCTCCTCTATCTCTGTGATACTGGTGTCCTTCTCCACCACCAAGAAATTGGGTTTACGGTTCTTGTTGAGCTCTCCGATCCCCCCCAGCAGGAAGCCCGTGCAGGTGTCCTCATCCCCGATCACTGCGATCAGCTTACCCCGTCCAGCCATGGCGGATCGCGGCGGTGAGAAGAAATATCAGCAAATAACAGACAGAAATCTATCCGCCTACTCCTGCTGCTGTCTTCACCCTGGATCATATGCTGCAGTCAGCTGACCAGCACTTCCGCTTTACCTTCCACAGCAGAGCTAAAATAGCTGACTGATCTCAGATCAGACTCAACACCACCAGCACTGCTGCTGCCAGATACTACTCAGGGCATTACTCCAGAATGCACAGACCCAGGGCCAGGGCTAGCCATCCAGGCTCCCTAGGCAAAATTCTTTGTGGTGCCCCAACCCACTTTTTTTTCCTTAGTTTGAGCTCTCATTACTCCACAATGCTACAGTAATACTTGATACTTATGTCATTAGTAGAATAGAAAGGCTTCTTTGAGAATGTAATGGTatcttttaataacagtttgattagctggttttatagaactccaaatctggtttatgcaaaaccaaatgggcATTTTTTTTCTAGGTTTAACGTCCCATTATTCCAGAATGCTATAGTAATATCACATTAGCTATTATAACATGAGAATGGGATCTTTATTAATTTAGTGGTCTGATATGATAACTCTttgattttcttgttttataGGACCAAATTCTgatctatatacaaccaaataggcAATTTTCATACATTTGCCGTCCCATTCATTAAATTTCTTACAGTATGATTACTTGAACATAcataatgaaaatataataagTGTTCTTCCGTAGTAAGGGTCGCCACCtatcagaaatgaaaataagggaCACCCACCAAATAAATAGATGATtacaaatatatgtttatatacatgtatatacatatatatgtgttcaTTAACTTATTTATTACTGGACAGCACTTTGGTCAGAGTTTGTTGttgtaaaatgtgctttataaatagaatttagattttattttattttttttatattttgttttttattttagtgttctttatttattttttgtttttatctattttctTATTAAGctttgcttgtttatttatttttattttgtttattttagtttatttttttcatttatttatatttatttttatttagttagttagtttttccttttattttctttatttattattatttttttcttactatattgttgttttcttattttatattagtttagttaagttaattattttctttcttattttctttcttatttttgtttattttcttatttggttttgcttgttttgttttttttactagtttattttactatagtttattactattattattattatattatattatattattattattgttttagtttagtttagtttattattttattttagttgatttattttattttatttcgagTTGATTGCACGTAGAACAAAAAAACTGAAGATACTTCACAAAGTAGTAGTAGGAGATGATTTTATGTCAGTAGGCGGCGATGTGTTCACACACCATGTGACTCACCACTACAGAAGAAGCCTCCAGCGTCACGTGAGAGACACAAGACGGAAAATAATAATCGTTTGTATCTGTTCCTGATCTGACCTGAGGGGAGGACCGACCATGGTGTGTGAATttgctttattttctcttttaaatagtagATTTTTCTTTAATAGAGACTCTCTGATGTGTGTTCTGTTGGTAGAAGCTCTCCGGGGTGTGTAGTCAGCtgtcagctgtgtgtgttttgttaataactgtagttctgtagttttCTTTCACTCTTCTCTGCTGCTCCTGAAACAGCCCCTAAACAACACATCACATCCAGTAGTTACACATAGTGTCTTTATTCACTGTTTGTCTTCTGGAGATTGaagttgttttaatgttataaagCTGgtcctattttctctctctctctctctctctctctctctctctctctctctctctctctctctctctctgtctctctctcttcctctccctctccctctctccactgAAGACCACAGCACTGACTCAGGGTCTGGAGAGAATACCTGATCAGATAGGATATTTGGTGATCAGTGAGGATGGTGTACTTGCAGTAAGTGTTACTCATTACTATATGTAcacaaaaaaatgactttttttcacTTGTAGCAAATTTAACAGAGCTGAAGAACATAAGCATTAAATTGAGAGTTCACAGGAGgctttttctgtgcttttttccCTCTCAGTCTTCAGGAGAGCTGGAGAACGATGAGCACACCGCAGGGGTTATCATGCAGATGGTCCGAACAGCTTGTCGCTTCAGGCTTCATGGAGCAGCAGAGCCACCTTTCAAGCGCATGTCAGGTTAGAGATTTTGAATGACCATAAATCTCTGTATACCAGGGTTCAGATTCTCAAAGACCActtcaaaattcaagcagttcagcttagtttaatggcttgtgtttttcatctgtttctctgcatattgtGTCGGCctcctttcacactgttcttcaatgatcagatTATCATTCTCAGcatcacactgatggtgatggtgtgttagtgtgtgtttcgcTGGTATGACACTCTATGTTCACTCTATTAAACAATTCTACCTAGCTGCTTCACCGTGTAGATGTAAAGTTAGAGAGAGAAGCTCTTTGGTGCTGCAAAGTTTGTTGGTCATCTTTGAGCCTCATCTGTATATGCAAAGGTTTgaaagtcaaaggtttggacacacattaaatttagtgtattttttatcaGGATAAAATTATCTgccttgtagattaatactaaatttaactatgaagaaaaacttggaattatttagtaaaaagtgttaaataaaccaaaatatgttttatattttagattcctcaGAGTCACTCTTGCTcttgctttgcacatcttggctggattttgtcagtcagctttatgaggtagaatcacctggaatggctttcagttaacagctgtgctgaacgtgtcaagagttaattacatgaatttcttgcctcttaatgtgtttgagagtatcaGATGTTTAAAGTGAATAGCCATATAGTTcttccatattatggcaagaaatactcaactaagtaaagataaaaatactTTATGTTGAATACTTGAACTAAATCTGAAAAATTccaagaaatttgaaagtatcctcaagtgcagttgcaaagaccatcgaaaaaattatgatgaaactggctctcatcagaaccaccccaggaagggaagaccaaaagttacctctgttgcactgcaagaaattgcaagttaacagcacccatcTAAACGATTCAcacaatattttggtttgtttaacacttttaagtttactacatgattccttctgtgttccttcatagtctgaatgacaaCGTagggaaaaacaaaataataaaaacattgaatgataaGGTCTGTCCAAAACCTGCCCAAACCACAGAGCAACCTGCTTAAAGTTATCCTGTTTCAAATCATTAGTTGATTCAATGCATAGTTAATGACTGGTTTTACACAAATAATAATGTTGTAATATCACACTCTTTGTATTTTTTGTCCACAGTGATGTTCGAGGACTATATTTATGCAGTGACGATTTCTGGACAGAAAGTCTTTGTAGTGAAACGGCAGAACAACCAACGGGAACCTGTTAATGTCTAGTAGCGAGGTGCCGTTACAAGTTAACGGACTACACACACGCTTGTAAAGTGCCATCTGTTTAaataacacacatatataacatgATAACAATGTAAAGTTAAGAAGAGTCATACTGTAATTCTTATAGTGTGCTTTTTTTGTCTACAGTTAGGGATTCATTTTCTAGTTGCATTTTCCCCCACAACTGGTGGTAATAAATGGCATGAAAATGTGGTCTATATAATTGTTCTCACACTTCACAGAAATATTGCACATATCTGTGACATTTTCACAGTGACTGTAACAGCGTCTCACTTTTGCAAAACCTATTTGAACTACTTTTTAAAACGAATTGAATTGATTAAGCTCCCCTTTTATAAGTATATGACATCTTTTGGGTTATGTCCAGTTGTCCACATAATCCAGAGGCACTTCTGCTTTTTTCTGAGGATGATGGCACTGatcttttattattatagatatgTGTAATTTTCTCTGTGGGTTTGATGATCTATACAGCCCTGAAGATCAGGCTGTTTATTCTTTGTTTGTTCCAGCTCTTCCAGAAGTGAAAGTAGCTAATGTCTGTATTTAACAAACCTTTATTAAATTACTGCTTTTTAAAAGTAATATCATGAACTAATTTCTCGGTTTTGCTGTTTAATATTGCTTCTGCTAATTTATGTTCATGTTCTGAGTAAAGTATTATTGCAAGTGCTGGTGGGTAGCAGGGGGAAGCAAGCAAATGGTTTTCTTAGATGGGTCAGCCCGGAAGTAACTGAGACGTGATGTGTTTTATTAACAGTGCTGAGCCCATTCTGTGGGTTGTTGGAGTTGATTTAAAAGGtagaataaaatattataaaataatctgCTGTGAGTTGATCATTTAGCACTGTAACACTGTGACCTTCCCTTTGACTGATGACTCGTCTAAGAGGTAACAAaggaccccacaacaacatccaaagaactgcaggcatTATTTGCCTCACTTAAGGTAAGCGTTCATGACTCCACTGTAAAAAAGAGTCTGGGCAAAAATGGTCTGCATGGCAGTgttcctagacgaaaaccactgctgagcaaaaagatcATGCTTGTCTTAATATTGCCAGGaaaagggcaaacactttttagaAAGGCATAGATTGTTTTTCTTTCCTacaaaatgaaatcatcatttaaaaagtgctttatatattttctcaagttatatttgtttgatattaaagtttgtttgataatctaaaaaagcATGGTGCTGGTACGAACCCATGTCCTGCACTATAGGTGGCCTCCCTCATCCCTGTGGTGGTGCGTTGATCATCCAACTTCACCTCACTATCacttttgttgctgaatgcaatcaaatcctcacagcaatgcaaaGGGCAGTAatgcagttactccaacaaacgcAGGATAAGCTATTTTTAAAACTCTTGTTCTTAGACAAAATAATGAATGAGCAGGCATCCCAATGCTTTTATCAATATAGTTCAATAATACATCACAAAAATAAGACCACAACAATGACCACCAGAACAATCAagtcttatatacagctctggaaaaaaaaaataagaaaccacttaattctgaatcagtttctctgattttgctatttataggtatatgtttgaattaaatgaacattgttgttcatttcttccaaattagagcatttatttgcagaaaatgagaaatggctgaaataacaaaaaagatgcagagctttcagacctcaaataatgcaaagaaaacaagttcatattcataaagttttaagagttcagaaatcaatatttggtggaataaccctggtttttaatcacagttttcatgcatcttggcatgttctcctccaccagtcttacacactgcttttggataactttatgccactcctggtgcaacaattcaagcagctcagtttggtatgatggtttgtgatcatccatctttctcttgattttattccagaggtttttatttggtaaaatcaaagaaactccatttcttagtggtttcttttttttccagtgatGTATGATCTTTAGGCTTAGTTTTATACATGATCAACACTGTAAATCACACATACATCCGGTGTGCAGTCTTTAATgggtttgttgttgttttatgatatcattaaaaaatacacCACAAACTGCAgtttaagagaaaaaaagatgTTTATTGCATCATGAAGGCCTTTAATGTGACTAAAGGCCCTTATATACTAATGGAATGAATCTGGCCTTCAAAGGAATCATTGTGGAATGACCAAATTCAAGACTGGGGAGTAGGAGCTCAACCTGGCCTCCAATCAttcctttctgtctttttttaatgAACAGCCAGTTATCTCCCAACCCAAACCCATAAAACACAATAAGACTTCTCACAAACACAGAAGATTATGTCTTTCTTAAAACATGCAACTTAAAACATTGTACTGCTGAAGGTTATATTGGCATAAATAAACAGTCTAAGACCCTTCTGTATGGAGTGCCACTTGAGGAAGgaagaaaaatgagaaagaaatgtTTCAAAACAGGAACTGATTGCAAAAGTTCATCCAAATGCTACCCAGCAGATATACTCCTAACAATACTTTCCTCCAAAAGTGAAATATTTGTCCAGCACATCTTCGTTCTCCACTTATTTCCTTTCACTCTCTTTCAGTTGTTTTTcctcttcgttttttttttccagtgtggtctctttcacgctctctctctccagtctTAGCGCTTTGACAGTTCATTGGATAACCAGTCCAGTCCTTCATAAAGACCTGTGCCTTGGGTTGCACATGTAGCCTGAACATGCCACTGTTGGGTCAGAGAGAATAAGAGGAAGAAGAAATGAAATACaatacacaggaaaaaaaaatgaggacGTTGGAGAGTACatgaaatatggaaaaaaaactttcacttttacattttttagtagATGTATTTCAAATAAAGCAATCAGgcctaaataaaacatatttagaaaAATTACTTTATGCACATTTAATGtgcttattatttataataataattattattat encodes:
- the lamtor4 gene encoding ragulator complex protein LAMTOR4 — protein: MTTALTQGLERIPDQIGYLVISEDGVLASSGELENDEHTAGVIMQMVRTACRFRLHGAAEPPFKRMSVMFEDYIYAVTISGQKVFVVKRQNNQREPVNV
- the atp6v1f gene encoding V-type proton ATPase subunit F, which gives rise to MAGRGKLIAVIGDEDTCTGFLLGGIGELNKNRKPNFLVVEKDTSITEIEETFKSFLARSDIGIILINQFIAEMIRHAIDAHMQSIPAVLEIPSKEHPYDASKDSILRRAKGMFSAEDFR